Proteins from a single region of Eublepharis macularius isolate TG4126 chromosome 9, MPM_Emac_v1.0, whole genome shotgun sequence:
- the GTSE1 gene encoding G2 and S phase-expressed protein 1: MEEEKLVVHSECKMTDVKPDQCISDDFPHLSDEKFDFDLSLSPSSENDDEVFVGPMGHKEKCIAVAVEACEGAERNISPQAADDLMWSPLTGEKFVEIFKEAHMVALQLQSASKTKRPRAGQVEEQRTESVEKFVQESKSKLKIFEMGIKSERTPRAVKRETYCVCDSPVSQLLPSVQKHPLQLGRVKDSMNSPLTPQNISSPRTDKLPKSFSSPVLQIRGDKDNKKASKLQTVKTSFVLGNNLPVGQPEQERPEHRPGRKHLKSRGSLEDLLSSKSSTGSGDADSSLMEVKSALPTLGKLNIKTTQLKPPKDVQMRRSTLSSSSSSLSSMNSSFNSSLSISPKRGTVKTNIVAKASTRSSWVSSSTAKVAMVRPIRVSSSVQASRSGESGKQERSTCATKGHPSVNMPQYKAAFESKTSGSGMRGMGSDPRLQKSQKSILQNRRGGSCSETKMVPSTKEGTSSGNGMARVLQPIAVVSCGNVGSNVTSLPVKQPEEQTVLHSCSSIKSTLTPASLRRSGLPAPVSRVSGIPARTPKTVPRPVSSPNFLPVRQVSSALSKTTSAVCSKRAKESNMQTPHSSSVSSTEEDVFSSQAVSVALDFSPEKDPSPKQDFMENQKTADETQAKEGLLIDIGREKTPVTLQKCENKPLIDFFNSPEMIKVLPLKPKEQLVNLGSPLIYLSPEGNKENLDSPLLKF, from the exons ATGGAAGAAGAAAAACTGGTCGTTCATTCAGAATGTAAAATGACAGATGTCAAACCTGATCAGTGCATCAGTGACG ACTTTCCCCATCTCTCTGATGAGAAATTTGATTTTGACCTTTCGCTGTCTCCTTCAAG TGAAAATGATGACGAAGTGTTTGTTGGACCCATGGGCCATAAAGAGAAATGCATTGCGGTGGCTGTGGAGGCctgtgaaggggcagagaggaaCATCTCGCCGCAGGCTGCAGATGACCTGATGTGGAGCCCACTTACTGGAGAGAAGTTTGTGGAGATTTTTAAAGAAGCTCACATGGTGGCTCTTCAGCTCCAAAGTGCCAGCAAAACGAAAAGACCTCGTGCTGGCCAGGTGGAAGAACAGAGAACAGAGTCTGTGGAAAAATTTGTGCAAGAATCCAAGTCGAAATTGAAAATCTTTGAGATGGGCATCAAGAGCGAGAGAACCCCTAGGGCTGTGAAGAGAGAGACTTACTGTGTTTGCGACAGCCCCGTATCCCAGCTTCTACCTTCCGTACAGAAGCACCCACTGCAACTGGGCCGAGTAAAAGACAGCATGAATTCTCCACTAACTCCTCAGAATATATCTAGCCCTAGAACAGACAAATTGCCGAAATCATTCAGCTCGCCAGTATTGCAAATTCGTGGTGACAAAGACAAtaaaaaagcaagcaaactgcAGACAGTAAAAACTTCATTTGTGCTTGGGAATAACTTACCAGTGGGCCAG CCAGAACAAGAGAGACCAGAGCACCGTCCCGGCAGGAAACACTTGAAAAGTCGGGGGTCGCTTGAGGACTTGCTCTCCAGCAAATCAAGTACTGGTTCAGGTGACGCAGACTCTTCATTGATGGAAGTCAAGAGCGCTCTTCCTACCCTTGGCAAG CTAAACATAAAGACAACACAACTGAAGCCACCCAAAGACGTTCAAATGCGGAGGAGCACGTTATCTTCCTCGTCGTCCTCACTTTCTAGTATGAACTCAAGCTTCAATTCAAGCCTCTCCATTTCCCCTAAAAGAGGAACAG TTAAGACCAATATTGTTGCAAAAGCTTCTACGCGCAGCTCTTGGGTCTCCTCCAGTACAGCCAAAGTAGCTATGGTTAGACCTATAAGGGTGTCATCATCTGTGCAGGCTTCCCGTTCTGGTGAATCTGGGAAGCAAGAGAGATCCACCTGCGCCACAAAAGGACACCCTTCTGTGAATATGCCCCAATACAAAGCTGCTTTCGAATCCAAGACTTCAGGCAGTGGGATGCGTGGAATGGGTTCGGATCCTAGACTGCAAAAATCACAGAAAAGCATACTGCAAAACAGAAGAGGTGGTTCCTGTTCCGAAACTAAAATGGTACCCTCCACAAAGGAAG GTACGTCTTCAGGAAATGGAATGGCGCGAGTATTGCAACCCATTGCGGTAGTATCGTGTGGCAATGTTGGAAG TAATGTAACCAGCTTGCCTGTCAAACAGCCAGAAGAACAAACTGTGTTACATTCCTGTTCTTCCATAAAGTCTACCCTGACTCCAGCTAGTCTAAGGCGTTCTGGACTGCCTGCACCCGTTAGTCGCGTGTCGGGAATTCCCGCAAGGACACCCAAGACGGTCCCTAGGCCAGTGTCTTCACCCAACTTTCTACCTGTTCGTCAAGTCTCTAGTGCGCTCTCCAAAACAACTTCAGCTGTTTG TTCCAAAAGAGCAAAGGAAAGCAACATGCAGACACCCCATAGCTCATCAGTTTCTTCTACGGAAGAAGACGTGTTTTCCTCTCAAGCCGTGTCTGTTGCACTTGATTTTTCCCCCGAGAAGGACCCTTCGCCGAAACAAGACTTTATGGAAAATCAAAAAACAGCTGATGAAACGCAAGCTAAGGAG GGTTTATTGATAGATATTGGGCGAGAGAAAACACCAGTTACCCTCcagaaatgtgaaaataagcCTCTTATTGATTTCTTCAACTCCCCTGAAATGATTAAAGTCCTTCCATTGAAGCCAAAGGAACAG CTAGTAAATCTGGGATCTCCACTTATTTACCTCAGtccagaaggaaataaagagaatCTGGATTCACCTCTATTGAAGTTCTGA